The following proteins are co-located in the Pyricularia oryzae 70-15 chromosome 1, whole genome shotgun sequence genome:
- a CDS encoding alpha-mannosidase, whose amino-acid sequence MGGESKPAAGGLKSYPLQAPKPVGKWIENIYKERLNQFKDGGQYSVQNVVGMLEEAVAKGAPHVKLSVWDAPGQTRPKFDEATSHEFEPTDVGAWFGPAWSTHWFKIQLKIPEHMLKADLLEFHWNAGNEGMVWTAEGNPIQGLSEQQREEWVIPDSFRDGKEHIIYIEMACNGMFGAAPGDSIQPPDPNKYFRLGKAEIVAVNPEARQLIIDHWIIGDAAREFPQDSWEQHKALKVATDMMEAFEFGNKESIVKARKIAREYLGDVNSHKVYDSEKEALVYGIGHCHIDTCWLWPWAETRRKTARSWSNQCDLMDRYPELHFAVSQAQQYKWLKEDYPYVFDRIKKKIKDGRFHPIGGSWVEHDTNMPSGESLVRQFLYGQRFFEGNFGKRCQTFWLPDTFGYSSQLPQICRLAGMNRFLTQKLSWNNINKFPHTTFNWVALDGTQVICHMPPSETYTAGANFGDVKRSITQHKSMNQDETSLLVFGHGDGGGGPTWEHLEKLRRCRGISDKVGLLPRIHLGNTVDDFFDKLQNKADDFVTWYGELYFELHRGTYTTQANNKLNNRKSETVLRDLEFLATIATIKDNKYKYPKKEIDDMWEWTLLCQFHDCLPGSSIEMCYDDSDELYAKLFETAARVRKEIYDVLGLSDVKATSIQSAAALNTLPWHRKEIIDINEDEGAVACGSGNILHVHPFKTSEKKQVSVSKEDDGVFIMENDDLKIKVKNGVITSMYDRRVGREVIPKGGKANQFVIFDDKPLYWQAWDVEVYHLDSRKELTSGTTEISENKAHRVSVVTKTKISDNSSIKTTISLSAAIQGQQSHVEVHSEVDWHETMKFLKVEFPVDIRNTEASYETQFGIVKRPTHYNTTWDMAKFEVCCHRFADLSENGYGVSILNDSKYGFATVGNLMRLSLLRAPKAPDAHADMGKHHIRWAILPHEGALGHTTVHRAIEFNNKLTVLSKPADEAAAMLSSCPIKVTGNPSLVLDTVKRGEDDEDVSVGLLPARKGRSVIVRIYDSLGGQARGAVETSWDVKKVRKVNILEDDGDELEFKDGKFEIELRAFEVATFRLEL is encoded by the exons ATGGGAGGCGAGAGCAAgcccgccgccggcggcctcaAGTCGTATCCCCTTCAGGCACCCAAGCCTGTGGGCAAGTGGATTGAGAACATCTACAAGGAGCGTCTTAACCAATTCAAGGACGGAGGCCAATATTCTGTCCAGAATGTTGTAGG CATGCTCGAGGAGGCCGTCGCCAAAGGCGCGCCCCACGTCAAGCTCTCAGTCTGGGACGCTCCGGGCCAAACCCGCCCCAAATTCGACGAGGCGACGTCCCACGAGTTTGAACCTACCGACGTTGGCGCTTGGTTCGGTCCGGCATGGTCGACGCATTGGTTCAAAATCCAACTCAAGATCCCCGAGCACATGCTCAAGGCTGATCTCCTCGAGTTTCACTGGAACGCAGGCAACGAGGGCATGGTATGGACCGCGGAGGGCAACCCGATCCAGGGCTTGAGCGAGCAGCAACGTGAGGAGTGGGTCATTCCAGACTCCTTCCGCGATGGCAAGGAGCACATTATCTACATTGAGATGGCGTGCAACGGGATGTTCGGCGCGGCGCCAGGCGATTCGATCCAACCACCGGACCCGAACAAATACTTCAGGCTCGGAAAAGCCGAGATTGTCGCCGTCAACCCCGAGGCTCGTCAGCTGATCATCGACCACTGGATCATCGGTGATGCGGCGAGGGAATTCCCCCAGGATTCGTGGGAGCAGCACAAGGCGCTCAAGGTCGCCACAGATATGATGGAGGCCTTCGAATTCGGCAACAAGGAGTCCATTGTCAAAGCTCGCAAGATTGCGCGCGAGTATCTGGGCGATGTCAACTCGCACAAGGTATATGACAGTGAGAAGGAGGCTCTCGTCTACGGCATTGGCCATTGCCACATCGACACCTGTTGGCTATGGCCTTGGGCAGAAACAAGGCGCAAGACCGCCAGGTCGTGGTCTAACCAGTGCGACTTGATGGACCGGTACCCAGAGTTGCATTTCGCAGTTTCGCAGGCGCAGCAATACAAATGGCTCAAGGAGGACTATCCTTATGTCTTCGATCGTATCAAGAAGAAGATCAAGGACGGTCGCTTCCACCCGATAGGTGGAAGTTGGGTTGAGCACGATACAAACATGCCTAGCGGAGAGTCGCTTGTGCGGCAGTTCCTTTACGGTCAAAGGTTCTTCGAGGGTAACTTTGGGAAGCGGTGTCAGACATTTTGGCTTCCAGACACTTTTGGATACTCAAGCCAGCTGCCTCAGATCTGCCGCCTTGCTGGCATGAACCGCTTCTTGACACAAAAGTTGAGCTGGAACAACATCAACAAGTTCCCCCACACGACTTTCAACTGGGTTGCTTTGGATGGAACACAGGTCATTTGCCACATGCCTCCTTCAGAGACATACACCGCTGGGGCCAACTTTGGAGACGTCAAGAGGAGCATTACTCAACACAAGTCGATGAACCAGGACGAGACTTCACTTCTAGTGTTTGGCCATGGTGATGGAGGTGGTGGTCCCACCTGGGAACACCTCGAGAAGCTGCGCCGTTGCCGTGGTATTAGCGACAAGGTTGGACTTTTGCCCAGAATCCACTTGGGCAACACGGTCGACGACTTCTTTGACAAGCTCCAGAACAAGGCAGATGATTTTGTAACGTGGTATGGTGAGCTGTACTTTGAGCTGCACCGTGGCACGTACACTACCCAGGCCAACAACAAGCTGAACAACCGCAAGTCCGAGACTGTTCTGCGTGATCTTGAGTTCCTTGCTACCATTGCAACGATCAAAGACAATAAATACAAGTACCCGAAGAAGGAAATTGATGATATGTGGGAGTGGACACTGCTGTGCCAGTTCCACGACTGCCTGCCTGGAAGCTCTATTGAGATGTGCTATGATGATTCTGACGAG CTATACGCAAAACTGTTCGAGACTGCCGCTCGTGTACGAAAGGAGATATACGATGTTCTTGGCTTGTCTGATGTCAAAGCTACGAGCATTCAAAGCGCCGCTGCCCTGAACACCCTGCCATGGCATCGCAAGGAGATCATTGACATTAACGAGGATGAGGGTGCCGTGGCTTGCGGCTCCGGAAACATCTTGCATGTGCATCCCTTCAAGACCTCTGAGAAGAAGCAGGTTTCGGTCAGCAAAGAAGATGATGGTGTTTTTATCATGGAGAATGACGACCTCAAGATCAAGGTTAAAAACGGCGTCATCACCTCGATGTACGACCGTCGGGTCGGTCGCGAAGTCATACCTAAGGGAGGCAAGGCCAACCAGTTTGTCATTTTCGACGACAAGCCGCTATACTGGCAAGCATGGGACGTTGAGGTCTACCACCTTGACAGCCGCAAGGAGCTCACCAGCGGAACAACCGAGATTTCCGAGAACAAGGCCCACCGCGTCAGCGTCGTGACCAAGACCAAGATTAGCGACAACAGCTCCATCAAGACAACAATCAGCCTCTCTGCTGCCATTCAAGGACAACAATCGCATGTGGAGGTGCATAGCGAGGTTGACTGGCATGAGACTATGAAGTTCTTGAAGGTTGAGTTCCCCGTCGACATCCGCAACACAGAGGCCTCGTACGAGACGCAGTTTGGAATCGTCAAGCGCCCGACGCACTACAACACCACCTGGGATATGGCCAAGTTCGAGGTGTGCTGCCACCGATTCGCAGATCTGTCGGAGAACGGCTACGGCGTGTCGATTCTGAACGATAGCAAATACGGTTTTGCGACGGTTGGCAACCTAATGCGGTTGTCGCTGTTGAGGGCACCCAAGGCACCCGACGCACACGCCGACATGGGCAAGCACCACATCCGCTGGGCAATTCTGCCGCACGAAGGTGCACTGGGCCACACGACGGTTCACCGGGCAATCGAGTTCAACAATAAGCTGACAGTGTTGTCGAAGCCGGCGGATGAGGCGGCAGCAATGCTGTCATCGTGCCCGATCAAGGTCACTGGCAACCCGTCATTGGTCCTGGACACGGTCAAGCGTggtgaggacgacgaggatgttAGCGTTGGCTTGCTCCCCGCGCGCAAGGGACGCAGCGTGATTGTGCGCATCTACGACAGCCTGGGAGGACAAGCGCGGGGCGCTGTCGAGACCAGTTGGGACGTCAAGAAGGTGCGCAAGGTAAACATTCTTGAAGACGACGGAGACGAGCTTGAGTTCAAGGATGGCAAGTTTGAGATTGAGCTCAGGGCCTTTGAAGTTGCTACTTTCCGACTGGAGCTGTGA
- a CDS encoding NAK protein kinase: MAQILQDLIYSLGNCLNCFPGSPTLKINGRSFKILRLLGEGGFSYVYLVQDTATSELLALKKIRCPFGAESVTQAMREVEAYKLFDHSDGIIHSVDYSISTDRGGDESSKTVYVLLPYYRRGNLQDMINANLVNHTRFPERRLMELFLGVCRALRDMHVYNGGGAGGGNEPRQVERMEVPSTNTPAPAAGGGKKKGKGKAKAKGKGKATEENGRARTRETGADEDDESAQQLPLMVGEDDRGASSHGVQGGATKSYAHRDIKPGNIMISDDGQSPILMDLGSIAESPLAITSRSLAIATQDTAAEHSTMPYRAPELFDVKTGTVIDTKVDIWSMGCTLYACLVGKSPFEARSDETGGSLSICVLSGDWRFPDEGAKGKGKASAGSNAAGGAGAGGDDDTSISEPIREVVRRCLAVEPSERPDVDELITLVERVIDELPDDEA, encoded by the exons ATGGCGCAGATATTACAGGATCTGATTTACTCACTGGGCAATTGCCTCAATTGCTTCCCCGGCTCGCCAACGCTCAAGATCAATGGCAGGAGCTTCAAGATCCTGAGGTTGCTGGGCGAG GGCGGCTTCTCTTACGTATACCTTGTCCAGGATACGGCGACGAGCGAGCTCCTGGCGCTCAAGAAGATCCGATGTCCGTTCGGGGCCGAGTCGGTGACGCAGGCGATGCGCGAGGTGGAGGCGTACAAACTCTTTGATCACAGCGACGGCATAATCCACAGCGTCGACTACAGCATCTCGACGgaccgcggcggcgacgagagCAGCAAAACCGTCTATGTCTTGCTCCCCTACTACCGCCGCGGCAACCTGCAGGACATGATCAACGCGAACCTCGTCAACCACACGCGCTTCCCCGAGAGGCGCCTGATGGAGCTCTTCCTTGGCGTCTGCAGGGCGCTCAGGGACATGCACGTCTACAatggcggcggtgccggAGGCGGGAACGAGCCGCGACAGGTCGAGAGGATGGAGGTTCCCAGCACCAACACCCCCGCGCCGGCGGCAGGCGGTGGGAAGAAAAAGGGTAAAGGAAAGGCCAAGGCAAAAGGTAAAGGTAAGGCCACAGAGGAGAACGGAagggcgaggacgagggAGACGGGCGCggatgaggacgacgagaGCGCGCAGCAGCTGCCGCTGATGGTGGGCGAGGACGACCGCGGCGCGTCGAGCCACGGTGTGCAAGGCGGGGCTACCAAGTCGTATGCGCATCGTGATATCAAGCCTG GCAACATCATGATATCCGACGACGGCCAGTCCCCGATCCTGATGGACCTGGGCAGCATCGCCGAGTCCCCCCTGGCCATAACATCGCGGTCCCTTGCCATCGCAACGCAGGACACGGCCGCTGAGCACAGCACGATGCCGTACCGAGCCCCCGAGCTCTTCGACGTCAAGACGGGCACCGTCATCGACACCAAGGTCGACATCTGGAGCATGGGCTGCACCCTCTACGCCTGCCTGGTCGGCAAGTCGCCCTTCGAGGCCCGCTCCGACGAGACGGGCGGCAGCCTCAGCATCTGCGTCCTGTCGGGTGACTGGCGCTTCCCAGACGAGGGCGcgaagggcaagggcaaggcctCGGCTGGTAGCAACGCTGCCGGCGGCGCTGGGGCGGGTGGCGACGACGACACGAGCATCAGCGAGCCCATCCGCGAGGTCGTCAGGAGGTGTCTGGCGGTTGAGCCGAGCGAAAGACCGGACGTCGATGAGTTGATCACCTTGGTGGAGCGGGTTATTGATGAGCTGCCCGACGACGAAGCTTGA
- a CDS encoding 60S acidic ribosomal protein P0: MGGKTGNKAGYFDKLKGLLEEYKSIFIVGVDNVSSQQMHEIRQSLRGEAVVLMGKNTMVRRALKTFVSESPEYERLLPYVKGNVGFVFTNSDLKEIRDKILQNRVRAPARAGAVAPDDVWIPAGNTGMEPGKTSFFQALGVPTKIARGTIEITTDLKLVEAGGKVGASEATLLNMLNISPFTYGLTVEQVYDQGNCFPSSVLDIGEEQLLKSFSSAIATIAAISLALDFPTWPSVIHSVVNSYKNILSIALETEYSFPAVEELKDRIANPDAYASAAPAAGGAGGGDAPAAEAKKDESEEEQSDEDMGFGLFD, encoded by the exons atGGGGGGCAAGACCGGTAACAAGGCTGGCTACTTCGACAAGCTCAAGGGTTTGCTCGAGGAGTACAAGTCCATCTTCATCGTCGGTGTCGACAATGTCAGCTCTCAGCAGATGCACGAGATTCGCCAGTCGCTCCGCGGCGAGGCTGTCGTCCTGATGGGCAAGAACACCATG GTTCGTCGTGCCCTCAAGACCTTCGTCTCCGAGTCTCCGGAGTACGAGCGTCTCCTGCCTTACGTCAAGGGCAACGTTGGTTTCGTCTTCACCAACAGCGACCTGAAGGAGATCCGCGACAAGATCCTCCAGAACCGTGTCAGGGCCCCTGCCCGTGCCGGTGCCGTCGCCCCCGACGATGTCTGGATTCCTGCCGGAAACACCGGTATGGAGCCCGGCAAGACCTCGTTCTTCCAGGCCCTTGGTGTCCCCACCAAGATTGCCCGTGGTACCATTGAAATCACCACGGACCTCAAGCTCGTTGAGGCTGGTGGCAAGGTCGGAGCCTCCGAGGCTACCCTGCTGAACATGCTGAACATCTCGCCCTTCACCTACGGTCTTACCGTCGAGCAGGTCTACGACCAGGGCAACTGCTTCCCCTCCAGCGTCCTGGACATTGGTGAGGAGCAGCTCCTCAAGTCGTTCAGCTCGGCAATTGCCACCATCGCCGCCATCTCGCTGGCTCTCGACTTCCCCACCTGGCCCTCGGTCATCCACTCGGTTGTCAACTCGTACAAGAACATCCTGTCAATTGCCCTCGAGACCGAGTACAGCTTCCCCGCCGTCGAAGAGCTCAAGGACCGCATTGCCAACCCCGACGCCTACGCCTCGGCTGCCCCTGCCGCCGGCGGTGCCGGTGGTGGCGACGCCCCCGCCGctgaggccaagaaggacgAGTCCGAGGAGGAGCAGTCCGACGAGGACATGGGCTTCGGTCTCTTCGACTAA
- a CDS encoding chaperone dnaJ 2 — MVKETKLYETLGVAPDATEQQLKKAYKVNALKFHPDKNANNPEAEQKFKEVSHAYEILSDPQKRQVYDQYGEAGLDGSGGGGGMAAEDLFAQFFGGGGFGGGLGGMFGGGAQRGPPKARTIHHTHKVSLEDIFRGKISKLALQRSILCPKCDGRGGKEGAVRRCHGCDGHGMKTMMRQMGPMIQRFQTACPDCNGEGEIINPKDRCKGCNGKKTIVDRKVLHVHVDRGVRSGTRIEFKGEGDQAPGLEAGDVVFEIEQKPHPRFTRKEDDLLYNADIELVTALAGGTIFVEHLDERWLSIEILPGEAIAPGAVKMVRGQGMPSPRHHDMGNLYIQFNVKFPEKNWTEDPAAFEALSKLLPAPSLQTVPPPDAMTEPVDLQDPEGQAGARAFGSGPMSDEDDEDGHPHGAERVQCASQ; from the exons ATGGTCAAAGAAACCAAGCTCTACGAAACCCTGGGT GTTGCACCCGATGCCACAGAACAACAGCTCAAGAAGGCATACAAGGTGAATGCGCTCAAGTTCCACCCAG ACAAGAACGCCAACAACCCCGAGGCCGAGCAAAAATTCAAGGAAGTTTCACACGCGTATGAGATTCTCAGCGATCCGCAGAAGAGGCAAGTCTACGACCAATATGGCGAGGCTGGCTTggacggcagcggcggtggcggtggcatGGCGGCCGAGGATCTGTTCGCTCAATTctttggtggcggcggctttGGTGGCGGCCTAGGCGGCATGTTCGGAGGAGGAGCACAACGCGGACCGCCAAAGGCCCGCACCATCCACCACACTCACAAGGTCTCGCTCGAGGATATCTTCCGCGGCAAGATCTCCAAGCTCGCCCTGCAGCGGTCCATTCTCTGCCCCAAGTGTGACGGTCGCGGAGGTAAGGAGGGTGCCGTCAGGCGCTGCCACGGCTGCGATGGTCACGGTATGAAGACCATGATGCGCCAGATGGGTCCCATGATCCAGCGCTTCCAGACTGCCTGCCCCGACTGCAATGGTGAGGGAGAAATCATCAACCCCAAGGACAGGTGCAAGGGCTGCAACGGAAAGAAGACCATTGTGGACCGGAAGGTGCTTCACGTGCACGTCGACCGTGGCGTTAGGAGCGGTACACGGATCGAGTTTAAGGGCGAGGGTGATCAAGCGCCCGGGTTGGAGGCTGGTGACGTTGTGTTTGAGATTGAACAGAAGCCACACCCGCGGTTTACCCGGAAGGAGGATGACCTCTTGTACAATGCCGACATTGAGCTTGTCACCGCCTTGGCCGGCGGCACCATCTTCGTCGAGCACCTGGACGAGAGGTGGCTCAGCATCGAGATTCTGCCAGGAGAGGCGATTGCACCAG GGGCGGTCAAGATGGTACGTGGCCAGGGTATGCCTTCACCCCGTCACCACGACATGGGCAACCTCTACATTCAGTTCAACGTCAAGTTCCCCGAGAAGAACTGGACCGAGGATCCGGCAGCATTCGAGGCCCTCAGTAAGTTGCTGCCAGCACCGTCTCTGCAAACTGTTCCTCCGCCAGACGCCATGACCGAGCCTGTCGACTTGCAAGACCCCGAGGGACAGGCCGGAGCTAGGGCTTTCGGCTCGGGTCCCATGTccgacgaagacgacgaggatggacACCCCCACGGTGCTGAGCGTGTCCAGTGCGCATCACAGTAA
- a CDS encoding DNA mismatch repair protein mutS: MHDRRVARVITPGTLIDENFMDPYSNNYVMSIHMPEPPRISMREAKDVSAAAAAESLAVPQPLMENIANSPLGLAWLDLSTGHFITQSTTLGSLTSVLSRVSPKEIVLDRTITPYASEELLTLLAEERRLSTHAKRPEQWTPADWAPMLESEMPPRSMEMFTTEEVQASNLLLHYVKDRLQNINIKLQPPRRHQSMEVMSIDKNSMRSLEIKSTVRDGALRGSLLHAVRRTVTRGGARLLDEWLSAPSTSLDVITARQDLVSRFRQDETLRDSVVLLLRRCADSHRLVQKFALGRGDPDDLLDLSRTIAASNEIVSRLKSAVATSTGPGNSTPESGSECLANLIGRINLSQPLKLAKMIRNAIDEEGLVQRHQLEEEAAGEMVELAERVVTATGSTDLANVLPKSAPSPTAAAKKRRAVATTSIREYYSADNDAWIMKSGASDVLSTLHAELSGLLQERTELQESLQDRLQASTLTLKWTPNLGHICHVKGKDARAPLDGIRSLSSSRSTRSFHHDEWTDLGARLDKARVAIRAEEQRVFHLLRRAVVKALVPLRRNAAVLDELDVVTGMACLAHERGWIRPVVNHGTAHAIIGGRHPTVEAGLADRGRSFTGNDCFVGSAGHGRVWLVTGPNMAGKSTFLRQNALITVLAQVGCFVPADHAELGIVDALFSRVGSADDLYRDQSTFMVEMLETAQILRSATPRSFVVMDEIGRGTTPEDGTAVAFACVEHLVKINRCRALFATHFHAVTDLAVAKGIYAAEGSTDGVEMYCTDVEEDTGGGFIYMHKLRKGVNRQSHALKVARLAGLPEAAINVAKDVLQNGYQVPTN, translated from the coding sequence ATGCATGACCGCCGTGTTGCCCGCGTCATCACTCCCGGGACCTTGATCGATGAGAATTTCATGGATCCCTATTCGAACAATTATgtcatgtccatccacatgCCAGAGCCGCCCAGAATCTCCATGCGTGAAGCCAAGGATGTCTcggctgccgccgctgcagaATCACTCGCTGTCCCTCAACCTTTGATGGAAAACATCGCCAACTCACCCCTTGGGCTCGCCTGGCTAGACCTATCCACTGGCCACTTCATCACCCAATCAACAACCCTCGGCTCCCTTACTTCAGTCCTCTCCCGCGTTAGTCCTAAAGAGATCGTTCTTGATAGGACCATCACACCTTATGCATCCGAAGAGCTCCTCACTCTACTGGCGGAAGAAAGACGGTTGTCGACGCATGCCAAGCGCCCAGAGCAATGGACGCCCGCCGATTGGGCCCCAATGCTCGAGTCTGAAATGCCACCGCGCTCCATGGAAATGTTCACCACCGAGGAGGTCCAGGCCAGCAATCTGCTGCTCCACTACGTCAAAGATCGCCTGCAGAACATAAATATCAAGCTCCAGCCGCCCCGCCGGCATCAGTCCATGGAGGTCATGTCCATCGACAAAAACAGCATGCGCTCACTCGAGATCAAAAGCACCGTCCGCGACGGCGCCCTTCGTGGCAGTCTGCTGCATGCCGTCCGCCGCACAGTGACGAGGGGCGGGGCGAGGCTGCTCGACGAGTGGCTGAGCGCCCCCTCTACTTCGTTAGACGTCATCACTGCACGACAGGATCTTGTCTCGCGCTTCCGGCAGGACGAGACATTGCGCGACAGCGTTGTGCTGCTTCTGAGAAGATGCGCCGACTCGCATCGTCTCGTCCAGAAATtcgccctcggccgcggTGATCCCGATGACCTCCTCGATTTATCTCGCACTATTGCCGCTTCTAACGAAATCGTTTCGCGTCTAAAAAGCGCCGTCGCGACGTCCACTGGACCAGGAAACTCAACCCCTGAATCAGGCAGTGAGTGCCTAGCTAACTTGATCGGTCGCATCAACCTATCCCAACCTCTCAAACTCGCCAAAATGATCCGCAACGCGATCGACGAGGAAGGCCTGGTACAACGTCATCAGCttgaggaggaggcggccGGCGAGATGGTGGAGCTGGCGGAGCGGGTCGTCACGGCCACGGGCTCGACGGACCTCGCCAACGTGCTGCCCAAATCAGCTCCCAGTCCCACAGCAGCTGCCAAGAAGCGCCGCGCCGTAGCGACGACATCCATCCGCGAATATTACAGCGCCGATAACGATGCCTGGATCATGAAGTCCGGCGCTAGCGACGTGCTGTCTACTCTTCACGCCGAACTTTCAGGCCTATTGCAAGAGCGCACTGAGCTCCAAGAATCCCTCCAAGATCGCCTCCAAGCTTCGACTCTCACCCTCAAGTGGACCCCAAACCTCGGCCACATCTGTCATGTCAAGGGCAAGGATGCCCGCGCGCCACTGGACGGCATCAGATCCCTGTCCTCCTCCCGCAGCACCCGCTCCTTCCACCACGACGAGTGGACCGACCTGGGCGCCCGCCTCGACAAGGCACGCGTCGCCATCCGCGCCGAGGAGCAGCGCGTCTtccacctcctccgccgCGCCGTCGTCAAGGCTCTCGTACCGCTGCGCCGCAACGCCGCCGTCCTCGACGAGCTCGACGTCGTCACCGGCATGGCTTGTCTTGCGCACGAGCGGGGCTGGATCCGCCCAGTAGTAAACCACGGGACCGCCCACGCCATCATCGGTGGCCGCCACCCGACCGTCGAGGCTGGACTCGCCGACCGCGGACGCTCCTTCACCGGCAATGACTGCTTCGTCGGCTCGGCGGGCCATGGCCGCGTCTGGCTCGTAACTGGCCCCAACATGGCCGGCAAATCAACCTTTTTGCGGCAAAACGCCCTCATCACCGTCCTCGCCCAGGTCGGCTGCTTCGTGCCGGCCGACCACGCCGAGCTCGGCATCGTCGATGCCCTCTTCAGCCGTGTTGGGTCTGCCGACGATCTTTACCGCGACCAGAGCACATTTATGGTCGAGATGCTCGAGACGGCTCAGATCCTCCGCAGCGCCACGCCTAGGAGCTTCGTCGTCATGGACGAGATTGGCCGCGGCACGACGCCCGAGGATGGAACCGCCGTTGCGTTTGCTTGCGTCGAGCACCTGGTCAAAATCAATCGATGCAGAGCCCTGTTTGCTACGCATTTCCACGCCGTGACTGACCTCGCCGTTGCCAAGGGCATATATGCGGCGGAGGGCAGCACGGACGGCGTCGAGATGTATTGCACCGACGTTGAGGAGGATACGGGTGGTGGCTTCATATATATGCACAAGCTACGTAAGGGCGTCAACAGGCAGAGCCATGCACTGAAGGTCGCGCGCCTTGCTGGTTTGCCCGAGGCCGCTATCAACGTCGCCAAGGATGTGTTGCAGAATGGATATCAGGTGCCTACGAATTAA